In one window of Nitrospirota bacterium DNA:
- the argH gene encoding argininosuccinate lyase, with product MKKPWAGRFTGKTSKAAEYFTESISFDRRLWKYDIEGSIAHAKMLGKQKIISQKDSASIINGLKNIAGEIETGRFRFAVELEDIHMNIEAALIKNIGDAGKKLHTARSRNDHVALDLRLYLRAETKETIALIKNLQKALLNASENNIGIIMPGYTHLQRAQPVLLSHHLLAYVEMLRRDRERFEDSLKRINVLPLGSCALAGTSLPVDRPYVAKLLGFKAIAENSIDAVSDRDFAIEFLTDAGILMMHLSRFAEELILWSTEEFSFIELPDAFTTGSSIMPQKKNPDVAELIRGKSGRIYGNMIALMTVMKGLPLAYNRDMQEDKTPVFDTVDTVKSCLTVLAQMMPQIKFMKERMREAAGKAYSTATDIAEYLVKKGVPFRQAHEITGKIVRYCIKNKKQLGEISVTEFRNFSNIISKDIYSRLSAEDSVKAKNSRGGTSPSEVKKQIKSLKQLIK from the coding sequence ATGAAAAAACCATGGGCCGGAAGGTTTACCGGAAAAACATCAAAGGCCGCAGAGTATTTCACAGAATCAATATCATTTGACCGGAGGCTGTGGAAATACGACATTGAGGGAAGCATTGCCCATGCAAAGATGCTCGGCAAACAGAAAATCATCTCTCAGAAAGACTCAGCATCAATCATCAACGGCCTGAAGAACATCGCAGGAGAAATTGAAACAGGCAGATTCAGATTTGCAGTTGAACTTGAAGATATTCACATGAACATTGAGGCGGCGCTTATAAAAAATATCGGGGATGCAGGTAAAAAACTCCACACAGCACGTTCAAGAAATGACCATGTGGCCCTGGACCTGAGACTCTATCTTAGGGCTGAGACAAAGGAAACAATAGCGCTCATTAAAAATCTGCAAAAGGCACTGCTCAATGCCTCGGAAAATAACATCGGTATTATCATGCCGGGCTACACGCATCTGCAAAGGGCGCAGCCTGTTCTCCTGTCGCATCATCTCCTTGCCTATGTTGAGATGCTCCGTAGGGACAGGGAACGCTTTGAAGATTCTCTTAAGAGGATAAATGTCCTTCCTCTCGGCTCATGCGCGCTGGCAGGGACATCCCTGCCGGTTGACAGGCCTTATGTGGCGAAGCTGCTTGGATTTAAAGCCATTGCTGAAAACAGCATTGACGCTGTCTCGGACAGGGACTTCGCAATAGAGTTTTTAACAGATGCCGGCATACTCATGATGCACCTGTCCCGCTTTGCAGAAGAACTCATCCTTTGGTCCACAGAGGAGTTTTCATTTATTGAACTGCCTGACGCGTTCACAACAGGCTCAAGCATAATGCCTCAGAAAAAAAATCCTGATGTTGCGGAATTAATAAGAGGAAAAAGCGGAAGAATATACGGAAACATGATAGCGCTCATGACAGTGATGAAGGGGCTGCCCCTTGCATATAACAGGGATATGCAGGAAGACAAGACGCCTGTCTTTGACACCGTGGACACCGTCAAGTCATGCCTGACAGTCCTTGCACAGATGATGCCTCAGATAAAATTTATGAAGGAGAGAATGCGTGAGGCCGCAGGCAAAGCATATTCCACTGCAACAGATATAGCCGAATATCTCGTAAAAAAAGGCGTTCCATTCAGACAGGCGCATGAGATAACTGGGAAAATTGTCCGTTACTGCATTAAGAACAAAAAACAGCTTGGAGAAATTTCTGTCACCGAATTCAGGAATTTTTCTAATATTATTTCAAAAGACATCTACTCGCGCCTCAGCGCTGAAGATTCTGTAAAGGCAAAGAACTCAAGAGGCGGAACTTCTCCATCGGAAGTGAAAAAACAGATTAAGAGCCTGAAGCAGTTGATAAAATGA
- a CDS encoding transposase encodes MARPPRIQFPNAFYHVIVRGNQRQAIFLGDSDRIAYLDLLKRYKQKCGFILDAYVLMSNHVHLLIETPDAPISKIMQMLSFTYTQYFNRKYGKVGHLFQGRYKSYLCDKDEYLLALLRYIHLNPVRAMLAAAPDEYRWSGHSDYINRGSGLIDVDRALRLFSENKSQARQLYNRFVNEAINSGKNDSFYKATEQQILGDEKFIEKVEKETDRAVKPRRKPSAGALFNALEKETGVGRDEIISRGRSAKAVFARGLLVSLWRECGLKMTDLQPILNRDLSTLSKSSKVAKNIDGQKAIKKLMSSLYSLFVLFLFSFCSLFVLFLFSFCSLFVLFLFSFCSLFTMTQFWGHYTQIIDMRTRLSISFT; translated from the coding sequence ATGGCAAGACCTCCTCGCATACAATTTCCAAACGCCTTTTACCATGTAATTGTAAGGGGCAATCAAAGACAAGCCATTTTTTTAGGCGACAGCGACAGGATAGCTTATCTTGACCTGTTGAAACGGTACAAACAGAAGTGCGGCTTTATCCTCGACGCCTATGTTCTGATGTCCAATCATGTTCACCTGCTCATAGAAACCCCTGATGCTCCTATATCAAAAATCATGCAAATGCTCAGTTTTACCTACACTCAGTATTTCAACAGAAAATACGGCAAGGTCGGACACCTTTTTCAGGGGCGATACAAGTCGTATCTTTGCGACAAAGACGAATATCTTTTGGCACTTCTCAGGTATATCCATCTGAATCCTGTTAGGGCTATGCTTGCCGCAGCACCTGATGAATACAGATGGAGCGGACACAGCGATTACATAAACCGTGGAAGCGGGCTTATAGATGTTGACAGGGCATTGCGTCTTTTTTCTGAAAACAAATCTCAGGCAAGGCAGTTATACAACCGTTTTGTTAATGAGGCTATCAACTCCGGCAAGAACGATTCATTTTATAAAGCCACAGAGCAGCAAATATTAGGTGATGAGAAATTTATAGAAAAAGTGGAAAAAGAAACGGATCGGGCAGTGAAACCAAGGAGGAAGCCGTCAGCAGGGGCGCTATTCAATGCGTTGGAAAAGGAAACAGGCGTAGGGCGTGATGAGATTATTTCAAGAGGCAGAAGCGCGAAAGCTGTCTTTGCGCGTGGCTTGCTGGTAAGCCTGTGGAGGGAGTGCGGCTTGAAAATGACTGATTTGCAGCCGATTCTCAACCGTGATCTTTCTACACTGTCAAAATCGTCAAAAGTGGCTAAAAACATAGACGGACAAAAGGCTATAAAAAAATTAATGAGCAGTTTATATTCACTTTTTGTTCTCTTTTTGTTCTCTTTTTGTTCTCTTTTTGTTCTCTTTTTGTTCTCTTTTTGTTCTCTTTTTGTTCTCTTTTTGTTCTCTTTTTGTTCTCTTTTTACAATGACACAATTCTGGGGACACTATACACAAATTATTGACATGCGAACGAGGTTAAGCATATCTTTCACGTAG
- a CDS encoding SDR family NAD(P)-dependent oxidoreductase, whose amino-acid sequence MARKAIIIGATSGIGKELAKVMSQNNYIVGLAGRRTHLLDELKESLPNNSLIKRIDVAKADEAITQLNDLISEMGDVDLIVISSGVGFINDDLCWSNEKETIDVNVAGFTAMANVAMHYFISNGSGHLVSISSIAALRGDSSAPAYNASKAFISNYMEGLRKKISKSGIPIVVTDIQPGFVDTAMAKGDGLFWVASPQKAAQQIYKAIERKKKHAYITKRWRLIGWLMKTMPEFIYNRM is encoded by the coding sequence ATGGCAAGGAAAGCAATCATAATTGGCGCAACATCAGGAATAGGAAAAGAGTTAGCCAAGGTAATGTCCCAAAATAATTATATTGTTGGGCTTGCCGGAAGACGTACTCACTTGCTTGATGAACTTAAGGAGAGTCTTCCGAACAATTCTTTAATCAAGCGCATTGATGTAGCGAAGGCTGATGAAGCAATAACTCAACTGAACGACCTTATTTCTGAAATGGGAGATGTTGATCTTATTGTAATCAGTTCAGGGGTTGGATTTATCAATGACGATTTGTGCTGGTCTAATGAAAAAGAAACTATTGATGTCAATGTCGCTGGTTTTACCGCTATGGCAAATGTTGCTATGCATTATTTTATATCAAACGGTTCAGGTCATTTGGTAAGCATATCGTCAATAGCAGCTCTCAGAGGTGATAGTAGTGCACCAGCCTACAACGCATCAAAAGCCTTTATTTCAAATTATATGGAAGGCTTACGAAAAAAGATTTCAAAATCAGGGATACCTATTGTCGTAACGGATATTCAACCTGGTTTCGTAGATACTGCTATGGCAAAGGGTGATGGTCTTTTCTGGGTGGCATCTCCTCAAAAAGCAGCACAACAAATTTATAAGGCAATCGAAAGAAAAAAGAAGCATGCTTATATCACTAAACGATGGAGACTTATTGGCTGGTTAATGAAAACCATGCCAGAATTTATCTATAACAGAATGTAG
- a CDS encoding transposase: protein MARKPRIQYEGAFYHLIVRGNQRQDIFLDDNDRLTYLEKLKIYKQRCAFELYAYVLMDNHVHLLMETPKAPVLRIMQMLNFTYTQYFNKKYGKVGHLFQGRYKSYLCDKDAYLLALIRYIHMNPVRAGIVKNIDAYRWSSHRDYVAGGSGLVTTTQVLRLFSGTLQTARKLYGDFMGEEAASDKKGIYQVVDQQIVGNDEFIEAVERRLKRSAQPLRKISMERLIRMVEEETGIDKATIVSRRRSKALRITRSVLVAVAREMGYTMTELTGLLKRDISILSKLSKNATEDECQALHERIRMLNAQKKA from the coding sequence ATGGCACGGAAACCTCGCATACAATATGAAGGCGCTTTCTATCACCTCATTGTCAGAGGCAACCAGCGGCAGGATATTTTCTTAGACGACAATGACCGGCTCACCTATCTCGAAAAACTGAAAATTTATAAACAACGCTGCGCTTTTGAACTCTATGCTTATGTCCTCATGGACAACCATGTCCATCTCCTCATGGAGACGCCTAAAGCTCCGGTATTACGCATCATGCAGATGCTTAACTTCACGTATACGCAGTACTTCAATAAGAAATACGGCAAGGTGGGACATCTTTTCCAAGGAAGATACAAATCATATCTTTGCGATAAGGATGCTTACCTTTTGGCGCTTATTCGATATATCCACATGAATCCAGTACGCGCCGGAATAGTTAAGAATATTGATGCCTACAGATGGAGCAGCCATAGGGATTATGTGGCAGGAGGTTCCGGACTTGTTACTACTACGCAAGTATTACGGCTGTTTTCCGGTACGTTACAGACGGCAAGAAAACTTTATGGTGATTTCATGGGCGAAGAGGCAGCAAGCGATAAAAAGGGCATTTATCAAGTAGTTGATCAGCAGATAGTGGGTAATGATGAATTTATAGAAGCTGTGGAGCGGAGACTGAAGCGTAGCGCTCAACCATTGAGAAAGATTTCTATGGAGCGATTAATAAGAATGGTAGAAGAAGAAACCGGGATTGACAAGGCGACTATAGTTTCAAGGAGGAGAAGCAAGGCTCTGAGGATTACGAGAAGCGTCCTCGTGGCAGTAGCGCGAGAAATGGGATATACTATGACGGAGTTGACAGGGCTTTTAAAAAGAGACATATCGATTTTATCGAAACTGTCTAAAAACGCTACGGAGGATGAGTGTCAGGCATTGCATGAGCGCATCAGGATGTTAAATGCACAAAAGAAAGCCTGA
- the rpsO gene encoding 30S ribosomal protein S15: protein MPLNKEKKQTIMEQYKVHEKDTGSPEVQLAILSERINYLTEHFRTHKSDHHSRCGLLKLVSQRRKLLDYLKASSKERYAKVIERLGLRK from the coding sequence ATGCCTCTCAATAAAGAAAAGAAACAGACGATTATGGAACAGTACAAAGTTCACGAAAAGGATACCGGCTCTCCGGAAGTTCAGCTGGCTATTCTGAGTGAGAGGATAAATTATCTTACAGAACATTTCAGAACCCACAAAAGCGACCACCATTCACGCTGCGGGCTTCTTAAACTTGTCAGTCAGAGGAGAAAGCTGCTTGATTATCTGAAGGCCTCAAGCAAGGAACGATACGCGAAGGTGATTGAGCGGTTAGGGCTTAGAAAATAG
- the pnp gene encoding polyribonucleotide nucleotidyltransferase: protein MTTFEIEIKGKKLIIETGEIAKQSDGSVVLRYGDTVVLATAVAAKNAREGLDFFPLTIDYQEKAYSAGKIPGGFFKREGRPSEKEVLTSRLIDRPIRPLFPKGFSCETQGIVSVLSYGDENVSDVFGITGMSAALMISDIPFGGPVAAVRVGRINGDFIINPDLSELEKLDMNLVVAGTKDSVLMVEGATSEVSEEALLKAIDYAHAEIKRIAAVQIDLRNAVGKEKRVVTPPVVDEELRAKVKEHVIERMKEAVKIPGKLVRQDTLDLILDETVKHFNTPEKNMSKDIADAFFKLEKDLVRRMIIEKGIRSDGRKPDEIRHISSRVGLLPRAHGSALFVRGETQALVVATLGTADDEQKIDSLEGESYKTFILHYNFPPFSVGEVKPLRSPGRREIGHGVLAERALKSVIPSKEVFPYTIRIVSDILESNGSSSMATVCGGTLALMDAGVPIKALVAGIAMGLVQEGDKNIVLTDILGLEDHLGDMDFKVTGTENGITAFQLDVKTGGINYSIMEKALEQAKQGRLFILSKIKEAISAPREQLSPHAPRIYTMQIKQEKIRDVIGTGGKVIRGIIEQTGVKINIDDAGVINIASADETSAQKAIEIINGIIAEAEIGRIYIGKVKRIVDFGAFVEIMPGTEGLLHISQIDFKRIDKVTDVLKEGEEVLVKVLEADRTGKIRLSRKEAMREKDAVKE from the coding sequence ATGACTACATTTGAGATTGAGATTAAAGGAAAGAAGCTGATTATTGAAACAGGTGAGATTGCAAAGCAGTCGGATGGATCGGTTGTTTTAAGGTATGGTGATACGGTAGTGCTTGCGACGGCAGTCGCAGCAAAAAACGCAAGAGAAGGACTTGATTTTTTCCCCCTTACTATAGATTATCAGGAGAAGGCTTATTCTGCAGGAAAGATTCCCGGAGGATTTTTTAAGAGGGAAGGCAGGCCGAGCGAAAAGGAAGTTCTTACCTCCCGTCTTATAGACCGTCCTATACGTCCATTGTTTCCTAAAGGGTTTTCTTGTGAAACTCAGGGGATTGTTTCTGTTCTTTCATACGGCGATGAGAATGTATCCGATGTCTTCGGAATAACCGGCATGTCTGCTGCGCTGATGATTTCCGATATCCCGTTTGGCGGGCCTGTCGCTGCTGTTAGAGTCGGGAGGATTAACGGAGATTTCATTATAAATCCGGATTTATCGGAATTAGAGAAACTTGACATGAACCTGGTTGTCGCGGGAACCAAAGATTCTGTTCTGATGGTTGAGGGAGCAACATCTGAGGTTTCAGAGGAAGCGCTTCTTAAGGCGATAGATTATGCTCATGCAGAGATTAAACGCATTGCTGCAGTGCAGATAGACCTCAGGAATGCTGTTGGTAAGGAGAAACGCGTGGTAACTCCTCCTGTGGTTGATGAAGAGCTGAGGGCTAAAGTAAAGGAACATGTGATTGAAAGGATGAAAGAAGCGGTAAAAATACCGGGCAAGCTGGTGAGGCAGGATACACTGGACCTGATTCTGGATGAAACTGTAAAGCATTTCAATACGCCTGAGAAAAATATGAGCAAAGATATAGCCGACGCTTTTTTTAAACTTGAAAAAGACCTTGTAAGAAGGATGATTATAGAAAAGGGGATACGGTCTGACGGAAGAAAACCCGATGAGATAAGGCATATAAGTTCAAGGGTGGGACTGCTTCCGAGGGCTCACGGCTCTGCACTCTTTGTGAGGGGCGAGACACAGGCGCTTGTTGTGGCAACGCTTGGCACCGCTGATGATGAACAGAAGATTGACTCGCTTGAGGGAGAGAGCTATAAGACATTTATACTCCATTATAATTTTCCTCCTTTCAGCGTTGGAGAGGTAAAGCCGCTGCGTTCACCGGGAAGGCGTGAGATAGGACATGGAGTTCTCGCAGAAAGGGCGCTTAAGTCTGTAATCCCTTCTAAGGAAGTATTCCCTTATACAATAAGAATCGTTTCAGACATCCTTGAATCAAACGGCTCGTCTTCAATGGCGACAGTATGCGGCGGCACGCTGGCGCTTATGGATGCAGGCGTTCCGATAAAGGCTCTGGTTGCAGGCATTGCAATGGGATTGGTGCAGGAAGGCGACAAAAATATTGTTCTTACGGATATTCTGGGGCTGGAAGACCATCTCGGCGATATGGATTTCAAGGTTACAGGAACAGAGAACGGCATTACGGCATTTCAGCTTGATGTGAAGACAGGCGGTATAAATTACTCTATCATGGAGAAGGCGCTTGAGCAGGCAAAACAGGGAAGGCTCTTTATCCTCTCGAAAATAAAAGAGGCAATATCGGCACCGAGAGAACAACTCTCTCCTCATGCGCCGAGGATATATACAATGCAGATAAAACAAGAAAAGATAAGGGATGTCATCGGCACAGGCGGGAAGGTGATAAGGGGAATAATAGAGCAGACAGGGGTTAAGATAAACATTGATGATGCAGGCGTGATAAACATTGCATCTGCTGATGAAACATCAGCCCAGAAGGCGATAGAGATAATCAACGGAATTATTGCGGAGGCGGAAATTGGAAGGATATATATCGGGAAGGTAAAGCGCATTGTCGATTTTGGAGCATTTGTAGAGATAATGCCGGGCACCGAAGGCCTTCTCCACATATCGCAGATAGACTTCAAGAGAATAGATAAGGTCACTGATGTGCTCAAAGAGGGAGAAGAAGTCCTTGTAAAGGTCTTGGAAGCAGACAGAACCGGCAAAATCCGTCTTAGCAGGAAAGAGGCTATGCGGGAGAAGGATGCCGTAAAGGAATAG
- a CDS encoding insulinase family protein, whose protein sequence is MFKKTYLENGIPVVMEQVKDVRSVALGVWVKVGSRNELPEKNGISHFLEHMFFKGTQKRSARDIAVDTDSMGGDLNAFTSRESTTFYIKVLDEYFDKGIELLSDIFIHSTFPEEDIEKEKGIIKEEIKMVEDTPDDYIYDLFNQTIWGSAGIGQPILGRRETIKSFIREDLVSHTKKHYGTKGIVISCAGNFETDRLLDALNHNFSSLRKGSEPDKELQPLFSSKLRVHSKELSEVHLCLGVEGMPQASKDRYVLFILNTILGGGVSSRLFHEIREKRGLAYSVYSYISSYADTGVLAVYAGTGKKKVLQVIELVLKELRGLADMLSDVDVERAKAQLKGNLILGLESTSSRMQNIARQEMYYGRYYSPSEIIKEINSISLAQVKELAEKLTSGSEIALTALGPVSENDFKGIVG, encoded by the coding sequence ATGTTTAAAAAAACGTATCTTGAAAATGGCATACCGGTAGTTATGGAACAGGTCAAGGATGTCCGTTCTGTTGCCCTCGGCGTATGGGTTAAGGTCGGCTCCAGGAACGAACTGCCTGAGAAAAACGGCATATCTCATTTCCTTGAACACATGTTTTTTAAAGGCACGCAGAAACGTTCTGCAAGAGATATCGCCGTTGACACTGATTCGATGGGAGGCGACCTGAATGCATTTACCTCGCGGGAAAGCACAACATTCTATATCAAAGTCCTTGATGAATATTTTGATAAGGGCATAGAACTCCTGTCTGATATATTCATTCACTCTACGTTCCCGGAAGAAGATATTGAGAAAGAAAAGGGGATTATCAAAGAAGAGATAAAGATGGTTGAGGATACGCCTGACGACTACATATATGACCTCTTCAACCAGACAATATGGGGCAGTGCAGGCATAGGGCAGCCCATACTCGGCAGGAGAGAGACGATTAAATCGTTCATAAGGGAAGACCTTGTCAGCCACACAAAAAAACATTACGGGACAAAGGGCATTGTTATATCATGCGCAGGAAATTTTGAAACAGACAGGCTTCTTGATGCGCTGAATCATAATTTTAGTTCTCTCAGGAAAGGGTCAGAGCCAGACAAGGAACTGCAGCCTCTGTTTAGCAGCAAGCTCAGAGTTCACAGCAAAGAGCTCTCTGAAGTTCATCTGTGTCTCGGCGTTGAAGGCATGCCGCAGGCAAGCAAAGACAGGTATGTATTGTTCATTCTGAATACAATTCTCGGCGGAGGCGTCAGTTCACGGCTTTTCCATGAGATAAGGGAGAAAAGAGGGCTTGCGTATTCTGTTTATTCATATATATCATCATACGCTGATACAGGGGTATTGGCTGTCTATGCGGGAACAGGGAAAAAGAAAGTATTGCAGGTGATAGAGCTTGTGCTGAAAGAACTTAGAGGTTTGGCAGACATGCTTTCGGATGTTGATGTAGAAAGGGCAAAGGCTCAGCTTAAGGGCAATCTTATCCTCGGCCTTGAATCAACGAGCAGCAGGATGCAGAATATTGCACGGCAGGAGATGTATTACGGCAGGTATTACTCGCCTTCGGAAATAATAAAAGAGATAAATTCCATAAGCCTCGCACAGGTTAAAGAACTCGCGGAGAAACTGACAAGCGGGAGTGAGATTGCGCTTACAGCGCTGGGGCCTGTCAGCGAAAATGACTTTAAGGGGATAGTGGGTTAA
- a CDS encoding Stp1/IreP family PP2C-type Ser/Thr phosphatase, with amino-acid sequence MKFLAAGQSDKGVSRQNNEDNFCVDDDLRLFIVADGMGGAAAGEVASRMAVETIRDHVKRSSAGNEPFIGDYDRSFSDASNRIASGIRLANQAIYEASQSNVKWRGMGTTIAAALLDGSKMSIAHAGDSRVYLIRTSSIIQLTDDHSIVSEQVKSGLLTKEEAEGSEARNIITRALGSASSVEVDLDEIDLMDGDRVVLCSDGLTTMVSDNVILSTVAVSDEPDRVCSALIDIANKNGGKDNITVALIYLFADGS; translated from the coding sequence GTGAAGTTTCTTGCAGCAGGACAATCAGACAAGGGTGTTTCAAGGCAAAACAATGAGGATAATTTTTGCGTTGACGATGATTTGCGCCTTTTTATTGTTGCAGACGGCATGGGCGGGGCTGCGGCAGGAGAGGTTGCAAGCAGGATGGCAGTTGAGACAATAAGGGATCATGTTAAGCGCTCGTCTGCAGGGAATGAACCTTTTATTGGTGATTATGATAGAAGTTTTTCTGACGCATCAAACAGGATTGCCTCAGGCATAAGGCTCGCCAATCAGGCGATATATGAGGCATCACAGAGCAATGTTAAATGGCGCGGCATGGGAACGACAATTGCCGCTGCCTTGCTTGACGGCAGTAAAATGAGCATAGCGCACGCAGGCGACAGCAGGGTTTATCTTATCAGGACAAGTTCAATTATCCAGCTTACTGACGACCATTCAATAGTGTCTGAGCAGGTAAAAAGCGGACTGCTCACAAAAGAAGAGGCAGAAGGTTCAGAGGCAAGAAATATCATTACAAGGGCTCTCGGCAGCGCTTCGTCTGTGGAAGTTGACCTTGACGAAATAGACCTTATGGATGGCGACAGGGTTGTCCTGTGCAGTGACGGGCTTACAACTATGGTTTCTGACAATGTTATCCTTTCTACAGTTGCTGTTTCTGATGAACCTGACAGAGTATGCAGCGCACTTATTGATATTGCCAATAAAAACGGCGGTAAGGATAATATAACTGTGGCGCTTATATATTTGTTTGCCGATGGCTCATAG
- a CDS encoding Rrf2 family transcriptional regulator gives MLRLSRKGQYGVRAMFEIARGHGNKPVPIKEIAERQAVSVAYLEQILNKLKNGGLIRSVKGPGGGYVLSKKPEDVSISAILNELEGPVAITSCLDPEEGCVRVDGCVTYMLWKSLGEKIDAFLRTVTLKDLITGTLFKKNLKLKIKSQK, from the coding sequence ATGCTGAGGTTATCCAGAAAGGGACAGTATGGGGTGAGGGCGATGTTTGAAATAGCGAGAGGGCATGGCAATAAACCTGTTCCCATAAAAGAGATAGCTGAGAGACAGGCTGTTTCTGTCGCCTATCTTGAGCAGATACTTAATAAACTTAAAAATGGGGGGCTTATACGGAGCGTTAAAGGGCCGGGCGGCGGTTACGTGTTAAGCAAGAAACCTGAAGACGTAAGCATCAGCGCTATCCTTAATGAACTTGAAGGCCCGGTAGCCATAACTTCCTGTCTTGACCCTGAGGAGGGATGCGTGCGGGTTGATGGATGCGTAACGTATATGCTTTGGAAATCCCTTGGCGAGAAGATAGATGCCTTTCTCAGGACTGTCACATTGAAGGACTTAATTACAGGAACGCTTTTTAAGAAGAATTTAAAGTTAAAAATTAAAAGTCAAAAGTGA
- a CDS encoding sulfurtransferase TusA family protein: protein MKFVENVKADVTTDIVYMMCPMHLLKLEEKIRELDDGQILEIMTDYDGALEDIPGWCEKTGNEFLGMSETEDFYKFYIRKKVKRK, encoded by the coding sequence ATGAAGTTTGTAGAGAACGTTAAGGCGGATGTAACAACAGACATAGTTTATATGATGTGTCCGATGCATCTGCTTAAACTTGAGGAAAAAATCAGGGAACTGGATGACGGGCAGATACTGGAGATAATGACTGATTATGACGGTGCGCTTGAAGATATTCCCGGCTGGTGTGAAAAAACGGGAAATGAATTTTTAGGGATGAGTGAGACAGAAGATTTTTATAAATTTTATATCAGGAAGAAGGTGAAGCGAAAATGA
- a CDS encoding cysteine desulfurase — protein MRKCYFDHVATNPLDSRVFDAMMPYFTEDFGNPLSLYGLGTKAKEAIENARAQVASLINSKSSEIIFTSSGAEANNFALRGIALARQNEGKHVIVSKMEHHSILNSARFLEKMGFVVTFLPVDKYGIVDPDMVKKSITKETTLISVIHASSEVGTIEPIKEIGRIAKEKGIIFHTDAVAAAGNIPVDVKELGVDLLSMAAHQFYGPKGAGALYVREGMRIVPLIYGGIQENGRRAGTENVPAIVGMGKAAELAKDEMADRMEQAKKLRNKLIKGVSDIENIYLTGHPENRLPAHASFTVEFIEGEAMLLLLAAKGIYAASGSACSSKALKASPVLLSMGVSSNLAQGSIVFTLGTSNTEEDMDYLLSEFPQVIKRLREMSPYSKGWGMKGEGGECTVQK, from the coding sequence ATGAGGAAGTGCTATTTTGACCATGTTGCGACAAACCCTCTTGACAGCCGTGTTTTTGACGCCATGATGCCTTATTTCACGGAGGACTTCGGAAATCCCCTGAGCCTTTATGGCCTTGGCACAAAGGCAAAAGAGGCAATAGAAAACGCAAGGGCGCAGGTTGCATCGCTCATTAATTCAAAGTCATCAGAGATAATCTTTACATCAAGCGGCGCCGAGGCAAATAACTTTGCGCTACGAGGCATTGCGCTTGCAAGGCAGAATGAAGGAAAGCATGTAATTGTCTCTAAGATGGAGCACCATTCAATTCTTAATTCTGCGCGGTTTCTTGAAAAGATGGGTTTTGTAGTGACTTTTCTTCCTGTGGATAAATATGGGATAGTTGACCCCGACATGGTAAAAAAATCTATAACAAAAGAGACAACGCTCATATCCGTAATCCATGCAAGTAGTGAGGTTGGGACTATAGAGCCTATAAAAGAGATAGGCAGGATTGCAAAAGAAAAAGGAATAATCTTTCATACGGATGCAGTTGCAGCAGCAGGAAATATCCCTGTTGATGTGAAAGAACTCGGCGTGGACCTTTTAAGCATGGCAGCGCATCAGTTTTACGGGCCTAAAGGCGCGGGCGCGCTTTATGTGAGAGAGGGCATGAGAATAGTTCCGCTCATCTACGGAGGGATACAGGAAAACGGAAGAAGGGCAGGCACAGAGAATGTCCCTGCAATTGTCGGAATGGGCAAGGCAGCAGAACTTGCAAAAGATGAGATGGCTGATAGAATGGAGCAGGCTAAGAAATTAAGGAATAAACTTATTAAGGGCGTATCAGACATTGAAAACATTTATCTTACAGGACATCCCGAAAACAGGCTTCCGGCACATGCGAGTTTTACAGTTGAATTTATAGAAGGCGAGGCAATGCTTCTGCTTCTTGCGGCAAAGGGCATTTATGCCGCTTCCGGTTCTGCATGTTCGTCAAAGGCATTGAAGGCATCGCCTGTTTTGCTGTCAATGGGCGTGTCTTCAAATCTGGCTCAGGGCTCGATTGTTTTTACGCTCGGGACGAGCAATACAGAGGAAGACATGGATTACCTGCTTTCTGAATTTCCGCAGGTGATAAAAAGATTAAGAGAGATGTCCCCCTATTCAAAAGGATGGGGAATGAAAGGAGAGGGTGGAGAATGTACAGTGCAAAAGTAA